Proteins from one Chiloscyllium punctatum isolate Juve2018m chromosome 4, sChiPun1.3, whole genome shotgun sequence genomic window:
- the LOC140476000 gene encoding EEF1A lysine methyltransferase 3-like: MATKSQGESNDHATKEGDTDNSMVILENAYQFCGFNLKINRFINANLGYSAYVWDAGIFLCQYFEKENINFIGKKVIELGSGTGIVGILTTLLGGDVTITDKSIVMKQIDNNIAINVPAACRHRIKARPLIWGEDHTNFPTGYDFILGSDITYSSMAHPALLETLCYLSRKGTTIYLCSEIRTKNGSLSFQNEFLPQYFNCQVLATSESKDIILHKFTRIGGSSPGDRVVTGDK, from the exons ATGGCGACAAAGAGCCAGGGAGAGTCCAATGACCACGCCACGAAGGAGGGGGACACTGATAACAGTATGGTGATTTTGGAGAATGCATATCAGTTCTGCGGATTCAATCTGAAGATTAATCGATTCATCAACGCGAATCTTGGCTATTCTGCCTATGTTTGGGATGCA GGCATTTTTCTTTGCCAGTACTTTGAGAAAGAGAATATCAATTTTATTGGGAAGAAGGTGATTGAGCTGGGATCGGGCACCGGAATCGTGGGAATTTTAACAACGCTACTTG GTGGAGATGTCACTATAACAGATAAATCGATTGTCATGAAGCAAATCGATAACAACATCGCCATCAACGTCCCAGCTGCATGTAGACACCGTATCAAGGCCCGTCCCCTGATTTGGGGGGAAGACCACACTAACTTCCCCACTGGCTATGACTTCATCCTGGGCTCGGATATTACGTACAGTTCCATGGCCCACCCGGCTCTACTAGAAACACTGTGTTATCTCTCCCGGAAAGGAACCACAATTTACCTCTGCTCCGAAATACGAACCAAGAATGGCAGCCTCTCTTTCCAGAACGAATTCCTACCTCAGTATTTTAATTGCCAGGTCCTTGCCACGTCAGAGAGCAAAGATATAATTCTGCACAAATTTACCAGAATTGGTGGTTCAAGCCCCGGAGATCGGGTCGTAACTGGAGACAAATGA